In a single window of the Micrococcaceae bacterium Sec5.7 genome:
- the paaA gene encoding 1,2-phenylacetyl-CoA epoxidase subunit PaaA translates to MASQNLQSVPAELTPERQEERRAEAAQREADGQANFDRVMADDSRIEPRDWMPAAYRKTLLRQISQHAHSEIIGMQPEANWISRAPSLKRKAILMAKVQDEAGHGLYLYSAAETLGQPRDQMMDDLIAGKARYSSIFNYPAVTWADMGAIGWMVDGAAICNQVPLCRASFGPYGRAMVRVCKEESFHQRQGFEILLELSNGTPEQKQMAQEAVNRWYAPSLMMFGPPDDDSPNSKQSMAWNIKRFSNDELRSRFVGMMVEQVRVLGLTLPDTQIRFNEGTRKWEHGPLDWEEFKEVLAGRGPCNSQRLERRREAHENGAWVREAAAAYARKQARKEFAA, encoded by the coding sequence ATGGCATCGCAGAATCTGCAGTCAGTGCCCGCGGAGCTGACGCCGGAACGGCAGGAAGAACGCCGGGCAGAAGCAGCACAGCGCGAGGCCGACGGCCAGGCGAACTTTGACCGCGTGATGGCGGATGACTCCCGGATCGAACCCAGGGACTGGATGCCGGCGGCCTACCGCAAGACCCTCCTGCGCCAGATCTCGCAGCACGCGCACTCGGAAATCATCGGCATGCAGCCTGAGGCCAACTGGATTTCCCGGGCTCCGAGCCTCAAGCGCAAGGCCATCCTGATGGCCAAGGTCCAGGACGAGGCCGGCCACGGTCTCTACCTGTACTCCGCTGCCGAAACACTCGGCCAGCCGCGCGACCAGATGATGGACGATCTTATTGCCGGCAAGGCACGCTACTCCTCCATCTTCAACTACCCTGCGGTCACGTGGGCGGACATGGGAGCGATCGGCTGGATGGTGGACGGCGCCGCCATCTGCAACCAGGTGCCGCTGTGCCGCGCCTCCTTCGGCCCCTACGGCCGGGCCATGGTCCGGGTGTGCAAGGAAGAATCCTTCCACCAGCGCCAGGGTTTCGAGATCCTGCTGGAGCTCTCCAACGGAACCCCGGAGCAGAAGCAGATGGCACAGGAAGCGGTGAACCGCTGGTACGCCCCGTCGCTGATGATGTTCGGTCCGCCGGATGACGATTCGCCCAACTCCAAGCAGTCCATGGCGTGGAACATCAAGCGCTTCAGCAACGATGAACTGCGCAGCCGCTTTGTGGGCATGATGGTGGAGCAGGTCAGGGTCCTGGGCCTCACGCTCCCGGACACCCAGATCCGCTTCAACGAAGGCACCAGGAAATGGGAGCATGGCCCGCTGGACTGGGAGGAGTTCAAGGAAGTCCTGGCCGGCCGCGGCCCCTGCAACTCGCAGCGGCTGGAACGCCGCCGCGAAGCACACGAGAACGGCGCCTGGGTGCGCGAAGCAGCCGCGGCGTACGCCCGCAAGCAAGCACGGAAGGAATTCGCAGCATGA
- a CDS encoding low molecular weight phosphatase family protein — MESPSPVRILTVCTGNICRSPVAERLLQAGLDQVLPHGFHVSSAGTRAMVGDPIQPLSADIIRTFGGSAHGFAARQLTGEILGDIDIVLTMTTGHRGEVLQLDASLLKRTFTIREFARMLDVLEERDALQHHAGTAQSPHNGELWRGLPARAASVRHLALAGEAADNDVIDPYRRSKKHYRQMEDELAPAIISILRYARLNAAPES; from the coding sequence GTGGAATCGCCTTCACCAGTCCGAATCCTGACCGTCTGCACGGGCAACATCTGCCGCTCCCCGGTGGCGGAACGGCTCCTGCAGGCCGGCCTGGACCAGGTACTGCCGCACGGCTTCCACGTATCGAGCGCGGGCACCCGGGCCATGGTGGGGGATCCCATCCAGCCGCTGTCCGCGGACATCATCCGCACCTTCGGCGGCAGCGCCCACGGATTTGCCGCCCGCCAGCTGACCGGGGAGATTCTCGGCGACATTGACATTGTCCTGACCATGACCACCGGGCACCGCGGCGAAGTGCTCCAGCTGGACGCTTCCCTGCTCAAGCGCACGTTCACCATCCGCGAGTTCGCGCGGATGCTGGACGTCCTGGAGGAGCGTGACGCACTGCAGCACCACGCCGGCACCGCGCAGTCTCCGCACAATGGCGAACTGTGGCGCGGTCTGCCTGCCCGGGCCGCCTCCGTGCGGCACCTGGCGCTGGCGGGTGAGGCGGCGGACAACGACGTCATTGACCCGTACCGACGCAGCAAGAAACACTACCGCCAGATGGAAGACGAACTGGCCCCCGCAATCATCTCCATCCTGCGTTACGCCCGGCTGAACGCTGCCCCGGAAAGCTGA
- a CDS encoding LCP family protein, with product MVAPPDPEGTVPGEHLARGRNGRLYSAVKVLLGMVLLTLVVTGGYFYNLGRIFDSQATIIENALPTPAANPGPVPAASPTATPTFLAPSGPMNILVLGSDSRVGAQQIAAEAAENGGVADQRADTIMLLHFPADRRNVYGISIMRDLWVDIPGYGQSKVNASLAIGGVPLVVQTVEALLSQHVDHVVILDFEGFKGLTDALGGVEMDVEAPFSSLHENVHFKKGRNLLNGSQALEFVRERYAFPDGDYQRVRNQQKFLKAVLGKSLRAGTLANPFTLHNAVSSIAPFISVDKGLNAATLGGLAFSLRGLGAGDAVFFTLPTAGTGFATDGQSIVLPDPAAIAAVAAALTADTLGKHITANKLQDGN from the coding sequence ATGGTGGCGCCGCCGGATCCGGAGGGAACAGTTCCCGGCGAGCACCTTGCCCGGGGCAGGAACGGCAGGCTCTATTCCGCCGTCAAAGTGCTGCTGGGAATGGTTCTCCTGACCCTGGTGGTGACCGGCGGCTATTTCTACAACCTGGGCCGGATTTTCGATTCGCAGGCCACCATCATTGAAAATGCGCTGCCCACGCCCGCTGCCAACCCCGGACCGGTGCCGGCCGCCAGCCCCACGGCGACGCCCACCTTCCTCGCGCCCTCCGGCCCCATGAACATCCTGGTGCTGGGCAGCGACAGCCGCGTTGGCGCCCAACAGATCGCAGCCGAAGCTGCTGAGAACGGGGGTGTGGCCGACCAGCGCGCGGACACCATCATGCTCCTGCACTTCCCCGCGGACCGCCGGAACGTCTACGGCATCTCCATCATGCGCGATCTCTGGGTGGACATTCCCGGCTATGGACAATCCAAGGTCAATGCGAGCCTGGCCATCGGCGGGGTGCCGCTGGTGGTGCAGACCGTGGAGGCCCTCCTCAGCCAGCATGTCGACCACGTGGTGATACTCGACTTCGAGGGCTTCAAGGGCCTCACGGACGCGCTGGGCGGCGTTGAAATGGACGTTGAGGCGCCGTTCTCGTCCCTTCATGAAAACGTGCACTTCAAGAAGGGCCGGAACCTGCTCAACGGGTCACAGGCGCTGGAGTTCGTCCGCGAGCGCTACGCCTTTCCCGACGGCGACTACCAACGGGTCCGCAACCAGCAGAAGTTCCTGAAAGCGGTGCTGGGTAAAAGCCTCAGAGCCGGAACACTGGCCAATCCATTCACCCTGCACAATGCGGTCAGCTCGATCGCACCGTTCATCAGCGTGGACAAAGGTCTCAACGCAGCCACGTTGGGCGGACTTGCCTTCAGCCTCCGCGGGCTTGGAGCCGGCGACGCCGTGTTCTTCACCCTGCCCACCGCAGGCACAGGATTCGCCACGGACGGACAGTCCATTGTCCTGCCAGACCCCGCCGCCATCGCCGCGGTGGCCGCAGCCCTGACGGCGGACACCCTGGGCAAGCACATCACGGCCAACAAGCTCCAGGACGGGAACTGA
- a CDS encoding HipA domain-containing protein → MRRKQSATFRYTGAYLAHPGSYDLDPALPRSTGVFQTDARLTIFNAFSDSGPDRWGQNLLRREERERATEAGSTPRELLGADFLLGVRDDVRQGALRYRDPGSGKFLSSHHGAVPKLMDVARLLGAVDKLDAELPLDRDIKDLIDAGGSLGGARPKAAVTTSSGGLAIAKFPRKGSDEWDVIGWESLEMELAAKCGIHVAATYLVDAGPRKALIVERFDRKGSRRIGFSSALTMLEAADGEQHSYLDIVDVIEQHSSGAGRDLEGLFRRVAFSILTGNTDDHLRNHGSLRAVSGWALSPAYDLNPNPDSPSKMSTTVGYGDDAADLELLLSTSGYYRLSDAKASSIISGVESATRNWRKEAQARGMPDGQIQRMESAFDTAQ, encoded by the coding sequence GTGCGGCGAAAGCAAAGCGCCACGTTCAGATACACCGGTGCCTACCTGGCCCATCCTGGATCATACGACCTCGATCCGGCGCTGCCTCGGTCAACCGGCGTTTTCCAGACCGATGCCCGCCTGACGATCTTCAATGCGTTCTCCGACAGCGGCCCCGATCGCTGGGGTCAGAACCTGCTGCGCCGGGAAGAACGGGAGCGCGCCACGGAAGCCGGGTCCACACCCAGGGAGCTCCTTGGCGCCGACTTTCTCCTCGGCGTCCGTGACGATGTGCGACAGGGGGCGCTGCGCTACCGGGACCCCGGGTCTGGAAAATTTCTCTCATCGCACCACGGAGCTGTTCCGAAACTGATGGACGTTGCTCGGCTCCTGGGGGCAGTGGACAAGCTTGATGCTGAATTGCCTTTGGACCGCGACATCAAAGATCTCATCGATGCCGGCGGATCCCTGGGCGGCGCACGGCCGAAGGCCGCCGTGACAACCTCCAGCGGGGGCCTCGCCATTGCCAAGTTCCCCCGAAAAGGCAGCGATGAATGGGATGTCATCGGCTGGGAGTCGCTCGAAATGGAGCTGGCGGCGAAATGCGGCATCCATGTCGCCGCCACGTATCTGGTTGACGCCGGGCCGCGGAAGGCGCTCATTGTGGAACGGTTCGACCGCAAGGGAAGCCGGCGCATCGGGTTCTCCAGTGCATTGACGATGCTGGAAGCTGCGGACGGTGAGCAGCACAGCTATCTGGACATCGTCGACGTCATCGAACAGCACTCCAGCGGCGCCGGGCGCGACCTGGAGGGACTTTTCCGGCGAGTTGCGTTCTCCATCCTCACCGGAAACACCGATGACCATCTGCGCAACCACGGGTCTCTGCGTGCAGTAAGCGGGTGGGCGCTGTCCCCGGCGTACGACCTGAACCCTAACCCCGATTCGCCATCCAAGATGAGCACCACCGTCGGGTATGGCGATGACGCGGCGGATCTGGAACTACTGCTGTCCACCTCTGGCTATTACCGCCTCAGTGATGCCAAGGCCAGCAGCATCATCTCGGGAGTGGAATCTGCCACCCGGAACTGGCGCAAGGAGGCTCAGGCCAGGGGCATGCCGGACGGACAAATTCAACGGATGGAGTCCGCCTTCGATACCGCTCAGTGA
- a CDS encoding helix-turn-helix transcriptional regulator, with product MARTPIPIARALNQLGEHISTSRRLLRITSEQLADRAGISRGTLSALENGTGGTSAENLLRVTRALGVLDAFVASVDPYATDVGKLRADEILPRRVRQDKQ from the coding sequence ATGGCCAGGACACCTATCCCGATAGCACGCGCTCTGAATCAGCTGGGCGAACACATCAGTACTTCCAGGAGGTTGCTGCGGATCACCTCGGAGCAGCTCGCAGACCGGGCAGGCATTTCACGCGGGACGCTCAGCGCGCTGGAGAACGGAACCGGCGGGACGAGTGCCGAGAATCTGCTGCGGGTCACGCGTGCTCTAGGTGTCCTCGATGCGTTCGTCGCGTCTGTGGATCCATACGCCACCGACGTCGGCAAGCTCCGCGCGGACGAGATTCTCCCTCGCCGAGTCCGCCAGGATAAGCAATGA
- a CDS encoding alkaline phosphatase D family protein, which yields MTDISRRSIVKSSLAAMALAGGLNAVGAAAASAAATGAAGAARPAAVPLVRKRLTLPSGMATGDVTSDSAVLWSRASGPGRLTARLQAVDDAGEVLRGRYGFSRTIRGPQATQGSDFTAKIHADKLPANTRFALELSFDDGDGAAGESVKGSFRTAPDANGGGRGKGEGRFRGDSPSSSSQSFVWSGDTAGQGWGINEEIGGMRGYRAMHSTRPDFFIHSGDTIYADGPIAAAVAEKDGRIWKNLVTEEVSKVAETLKEFRGRHRYNSMDANMRAMFADVPVIAQWDDHETHNNWYPGQIIDDSRYTVRDVNVLAARGRQAWQENMPIADSSALWRPGTFDGGQHQPARIYRKISRGPQLDIFCLDMRTFKSPNTDGKEPYATSILGQEQVDWLVGEVRKSKATWKVIAADLPLGIVVPDGPVNQESLSNREPGAPLGRELEIAGVLSAFKRNRVKNVVWLTADVHYCAAHHYSPERAAFTDFDPFWEFVAGPIAAGSFGPNAMDGTFGPEVVFSKAGRFAGESPRDGENQFFGHVELGADNSFTASLRNANGAVLFSKVLTPEV from the coding sequence ATGACTGACATTTCGCGCCGCAGCATTGTGAAGAGCTCCCTCGCCGCCATGGCCCTGGCCGGCGGCCTCAACGCCGTAGGCGCCGCCGCGGCCTCAGCAGCCGCCACGGGGGCAGCAGGCGCGGCGCGACCTGCCGCGGTCCCGCTGGTCCGCAAGCGGCTCACCCTGCCCAGCGGCATGGCCACCGGGGACGTCACCTCGGACTCGGCCGTGCTGTGGTCCCGCGCCTCCGGCCCCGGCCGCCTGACCGCCAGGCTGCAGGCCGTGGACGACGCCGGCGAGGTGCTGCGCGGACGCTACGGTTTCAGCCGCACCATCCGCGGCCCGCAGGCCACCCAGGGCAGCGACTTCACCGCCAAGATCCACGCGGACAAGCTGCCGGCCAACACCCGCTTTGCCCTGGAACTCAGCTTCGACGACGGCGACGGCGCGGCCGGCGAGTCCGTGAAAGGCTCCTTCCGCACCGCACCGGACGCCAACGGCGGCGGCCGCGGGAAAGGCGAGGGGCGCTTCCGCGGGGACTCGCCGTCGTCGTCCTCCCAGAGCTTCGTCTGGAGCGGCGACACCGCCGGCCAGGGCTGGGGCATCAACGAGGAAATCGGCGGCATGCGCGGCTACCGCGCCATGCACAGCACCCGCCCGGACTTCTTCATCCACTCCGGCGACACCATCTACGCCGACGGCCCCATCGCCGCCGCTGTTGCGGAGAAGGACGGCCGGATCTGGAAGAACCTGGTCACCGAGGAAGTCTCCAAGGTGGCCGAGACACTCAAGGAGTTCCGGGGTCGGCACCGCTACAACTCCATGGACGCCAACATGCGCGCCATGTTCGCCGACGTCCCGGTGATCGCCCAGTGGGACGACCACGAGACGCACAACAACTGGTACCCCGGCCAGATCATCGACGACTCCCGCTACACCGTCCGGGACGTGAACGTCCTCGCCGCCCGCGGCCGGCAGGCGTGGCAGGAGAACATGCCCATCGCGGACAGCTCGGCACTGTGGCGCCCGGGAACGTTCGACGGCGGGCAGCACCAGCCGGCGCGGATCTACCGGAAGATTTCACGCGGCCCGCAGCTGGACATCTTCTGCCTGGACATGCGCACCTTCAAATCCCCGAACACGGACGGCAAGGAACCCTACGCAACCAGCATCCTGGGCCAGGAGCAGGTGGACTGGCTGGTCGGCGAGGTCCGGAAGTCCAAGGCCACGTGGAAGGTCATCGCCGCCGACCTTCCCCTGGGGATCGTCGTCCCGGACGGGCCGGTGAACCAGGAGAGCCTTTCCAACCGGGAGCCTGGCGCGCCGCTGGGCCGCGAACTGGAAATCGCCGGCGTCCTCAGCGCGTTCAAGCGGAACCGGGTGAAAAACGTGGTGTGGCTGACCGCCGATGTGCACTACTGCGCAGCCCATCATTACTCCCCCGAGCGCGCAGCTTTCACGGACTTCGATCCGTTCTGGGAATTCGTGGCCGGCCCCATTGCCGCCGGCTCCTTCGGCCCCAACGCAATGGACGGGACCTTCGGCCCGGAGGTGGTCTTCTCGAAGGCCGGCCGCTTCGCCGGCGAATCCCCGCGCGACGGCGAAAACCAGTTCTTCGGGCACGTGGAACTGGGCGCGGACAACTCATTCACCGCGAGCCTGCGGAATGCCAACGGAGCCGTACTGTTCTCCAAGGTGCTGACGCCGGAGGTGTAG
- a CDS encoding S9 family peptidase, with translation MTQTPLQHSANTSAAAPASPPVAKKVPTERTHHGDTFVDNYEWLRAKESADVVEHLKAENAYQEAVTAHQEPLREAIFQEIKGRTQETDLSVPNRKDGWWYYTRSAEGKEYGIQCRVRARNTGDPVADWTPPAVKAGVEIPGEEVLLDGNVEAEGKPFFSVGGSAVTVDGNLYSYAVDNAGDERFTLRMKDLRTGEMLPDVIENVFYGISFSPDGTRIFYTVVDDAWRPYQVKSHVLGTPVTEDELIYQEDDVAMWLGFEISADRRHLVLSIGCSEFSETRLLRFDAYDAGLTTVILRDEHVLYEAEPFLLDGLDGQRAEAILLTHNRGAINSMVSLADPAELAKPLAEQHWTTVVEHSDDVRVNGAGVTSTHLIVSVRKDTIERVQVLPLAGLGTPSQGGPVEPAFDEELYTAGVAGSDYEAPVIRMGYTSYFTPSRVYDFVLPTPAQPAGELLLRKESPVLGGYSAADYVATREWAEAADGTRIPLSVLRHASVARDSTAAGLVYGYGSYELSMDPGFGIPRLSLLDRGIVFVIAHIRGGGELGRHWYEDGKKLHKKNTFADFVAATDWLAQSGWVSPDRIAAMGGSAGGLLVGAVANLAPEKYAAIVAAVPFVDALTTILDPELPLSALEWEEWGNPITDPEVYEYMKSYTPYENIRAVRYPKIAAVTSFNDTRVLYVEPAKWVQVLRSATTGSEPIIMKIEMDGGHGGASGRYVQWRERAWDYAFVADSLGAVELLPGAGLAG, from the coding sequence ATGACCCAGACTCCGCTGCAGCACTCCGCCAACACCTCCGCCGCTGCCCCCGCATCCCCGCCCGTTGCCAAAAAGGTGCCCACCGAACGCACGCACCACGGCGACACTTTTGTGGACAACTACGAATGGCTGCGCGCGAAGGAATCCGCGGACGTGGTGGAGCACCTCAAGGCCGAGAACGCCTACCAGGAGGCTGTCACGGCGCACCAGGAACCGCTCCGCGAAGCCATTTTCCAGGAGATCAAGGGACGCACCCAGGAGACCGACCTCTCCGTACCAAACCGCAAGGACGGCTGGTGGTACTACACCCGTTCGGCGGAGGGCAAGGAATACGGCATCCAGTGCCGCGTCCGCGCCCGGAACACGGGCGACCCCGTGGCCGACTGGACTCCCCCCGCGGTTAAGGCCGGCGTCGAAATCCCCGGTGAGGAAGTCCTGCTTGACGGCAATGTGGAAGCCGAAGGCAAGCCGTTCTTCTCCGTGGGCGGTTCCGCCGTGACCGTGGACGGGAACCTGTACTCCTACGCCGTGGACAACGCCGGCGACGAACGCTTCACCCTGCGCATGAAGGACCTCCGCACCGGCGAAATGCTTCCCGATGTGATCGAGAACGTCTTCTACGGCATCTCCTTCTCCCCCGACGGCACGCGGATCTTCTACACCGTGGTGGACGACGCCTGGCGGCCGTATCAGGTGAAGTCCCATGTGCTGGGCACGCCCGTCACCGAGGATGAGCTGATTTACCAGGAAGACGACGTCGCCATGTGGCTGGGGTTCGAGATCTCCGCGGATCGGCGCCACCTGGTGCTGAGCATCGGCTGCTCCGAGTTCAGCGAAACGCGGCTGCTGCGCTTTGACGCGTACGACGCCGGGCTGACCACCGTGATTTTGCGCGACGAACACGTCCTCTACGAGGCCGAGCCGTTCCTCTTGGACGGGCTTGACGGGCAGAGGGCCGAGGCCATCCTGCTGACCCACAACCGTGGCGCCATCAACTCCATGGTCTCGCTGGCGGACCCGGCAGAACTCGCCAAGCCGCTGGCCGAGCAGCACTGGACCACCGTCGTCGAACATTCCGACGACGTCCGCGTCAACGGTGCGGGGGTCACCTCCACGCACCTGATCGTCTCGGTCCGCAAGGACACCATTGAGCGCGTCCAGGTGCTTCCGCTGGCCGGGCTGGGAACGCCTTCGCAGGGCGGGCCCGTGGAGCCGGCGTTCGACGAGGAGCTGTACACGGCGGGTGTGGCGGGCTCCGACTACGAGGCTCCGGTGATCCGGATGGGCTACACCTCCTACTTCACGCCGTCGCGCGTGTACGACTTCGTGCTGCCTACTCCGGCGCAGCCCGCCGGCGAGCTCCTGCTCCGCAAGGAAAGCCCCGTGCTGGGCGGTTACTCGGCCGCAGACTACGTGGCCACCCGCGAATGGGCCGAGGCTGCCGACGGCACGCGTATCCCGCTGTCCGTGCTGCGGCACGCCTCCGTTGCACGCGACTCCACCGCGGCGGGGCTGGTGTACGGCTACGGCTCCTACGAGCTGAGCATGGATCCGGGCTTCGGCATTCCAAGGCTCTCGCTGCTGGACCGCGGCATCGTGTTCGTGATAGCGCACATCCGGGGCGGCGGCGAACTGGGCCGGCACTGGTACGAGGACGGCAAGAAGCTCCACAAGAAGAACACGTTCGCGGACTTCGTGGCCGCCACCGACTGGCTTGCGCAGTCCGGCTGGGTCTCACCGGACCGCATTGCGGCCATGGGCGGCTCGGCCGGCGGCCTGCTGGTGGGTGCCGTGGCCAACCTTGCCCCGGAGAAGTACGCGGCGATTGTGGCTGCCGTGCCGTTTGTTGATGCGCTGACCACCATCCTGGACCCGGAGCTGCCGCTGTCCGCGCTGGAGTGGGAGGAATGGGGCAACCCCATCACGGACCCCGAAGTGTACGAGTACATGAAGTCCTACACGCCCTACGAGAACATCCGCGCGGTCAGGTACCCGAAGATCGCGGCCGTTACCTCGTTTAATGACACGCGGGTGCTCTACGTGGAGCCCGCCAAGTGGGTGCAGGTTCTGCGGTCCGCCACCACGGGATCCGAGCCGATCATAATGAAGATCGAGATGGACGGCGGCCACGGCGGCGCCTCCGGCCGGTACGTGCAGTGGCGCGAACGGGCGTGGGACTACGCGTTCGTCGCCGACTCTCTGGGTGCGGTGGAGCTCCTGCCCGGTGCCGGCCTCGCTGGTTGA
- a CDS encoding GIY-YIG nuclease family protein, with product MLRCSDGSYYVGSTRNLEIRLAQHETGEGAAYTRRRRPVELVWAEERDRIDEAYAREKQIQGWSRAKREALIAGSYESLPALSSSKSRPMPGAGG from the coding sequence ATGCTTCGATGCTCGGACGGCTCCTACTACGTCGGCAGCACAAGAAATCTTGAAATCAGGCTTGCCCAACACGAGACAGGAGAAGGAGCGGCATACACGCGGCGTCGGCGCCCAGTTGAGTTGGTATGGGCAGAGGAACGCGACCGCATCGATGAGGCATATGCCAGGGAGAAACAGATACAGGGGTGGAGCCGAGCCAAGCGCGAAGCCCTGATTGCGGGGAGCTACGAGTCATTGCCAGCGCTGTCATCAAGCAAATCCAGGCCAATGCCCGGCGCCGGCGGTTGA
- a CDS encoding class I SAM-dependent methyltransferase encodes MFAALKKYLIIPKLVRLSAAAPKDPLAAWDQYWGKVQTTGARGEVLWDSGDDHEMLGYVQALKTHLDPELPIIDVGCGNGTFSRRLARYFPHVLGVDVSANAVARARKDFDSRTPDEPDNVSYLVCDMTASGAGAPVAAALAAAGGGNEANIFIRGVLHVLDRSDQAALARNLRPLMGSRGRIFLVETNFPGNAVEYVSHLGATPRKIPAPLEAAIRGLPMPGRFGAAQREKAFPASHWDVIEDGPTTIETVPMKSATQAELIPGYFAVLRATAG; translated from the coding sequence GTGTTCGCGGCGCTAAAAAAGTACCTGATTATCCCCAAGCTGGTGCGGCTCTCCGCGGCTGCGCCCAAGGATCCGCTGGCGGCCTGGGACCAGTACTGGGGCAAGGTGCAGACCACCGGTGCCCGGGGCGAGGTGCTGTGGGACTCCGGGGATGACCACGAAATGCTGGGGTACGTGCAGGCGCTGAAGACGCACTTGGACCCGGAACTTCCCATCATCGATGTGGGCTGCGGCAACGGCACCTTCAGCCGCCGGCTGGCCAGGTACTTCCCCCACGTTCTGGGCGTGGATGTGTCCGCGAATGCCGTTGCGCGGGCACGTAAGGACTTCGACTCTCGCACGCCGGACGAGCCGGACAATGTGTCTTATCTGGTGTGCGACATGACCGCCAGCGGTGCGGGAGCACCTGTGGCGGCGGCCCTCGCGGCGGCAGGCGGAGGCAATGAAGCCAATATCTTCATCCGCGGTGTGCTGCACGTCCTGGACAGGTCCGACCAGGCTGCGCTGGCCCGGAATCTGCGGCCCTTGATGGGATCCAGGGGGCGGATCTTCCTGGTCGAGACCAACTTTCCAGGGAATGCTGTGGAATATGTCAGTCACCTAGGCGCAACGCCTCGGAAGATTCCTGCGCCTTTGGAGGCCGCCATCCGCGGGCTGCCCATGCCCGGCCGTTTCGGGGCGGCGCAACGCGAAAAGGCGTTCCCCGCCTCCCACTGGGACGTCATTGAGGACGGTCCGACGACGATCGAAACAGTCCCCATGAAATCCGCCACCCAGGCGGAACTCATCCCGGGATACTTCGCCGTGCTCCGGGCTACCGCTGGTTGA
- a CDS encoding STAS/SEC14 domain-containing protein, with product MNANESGQSPDAALFDLELDPAGYLRLTWLRDASISEADAETAMAQVNLLCGEDRHPMVVDMATTADVSRGARAVFGRPCQASRIALLGASPVDRVIANFILGINKLPCPTKFFTSEREALSWLVSPK from the coding sequence GTGAATGCCAATGAAAGCGGCCAGAGTCCTGACGCGGCGCTGTTTGATTTAGAGCTGGACCCGGCCGGATATCTCCGCCTGACCTGGCTCCGGGACGCCAGCATCTCGGAGGCCGACGCGGAGACCGCCATGGCCCAGGTCAACCTGCTCTGCGGGGAAGACCGGCACCCCATGGTGGTGGACATGGCCACCACCGCAGATGTCAGCCGCGGAGCACGTGCCGTGTTCGGCAGGCCGTGCCAGGCATCGAGGATCGCATTGCTGGGTGCCTCCCCGGTGGACCGGGTGATCGCCAACTTCATCCTGGGGATCAACAAGCTGCCGTGCCCCACAAAGTTCTTCACCTCCGAACGCGAGGCCCTGTCCTGGCTTGTGTCCCCGAAGTGA